A single window of Archangium gephyra DNA harbors:
- a CDS encoding hybrid sensor histidine kinase/response regulator, whose protein sequence is MDTESLKKSLLSKFQEVSADRLQKIQLGILDLEKPTADQAADEVARELHTMKGEARMLGLAAIGQLAHAAEDVLRAERDGRAATEVATDLLLRACDTISDLLEDTEGAQSGTPASQEMVEALTAASGHAPPAIGGAKAPSRTAIPVVPVVPEVEATVEEPAEPVYVPPPAAAVSPPPPAPARAAKAEHEEGHSPKALADRSIRVNVEVLDSLGLLAGDLLVESARGRLRASEVEALLQRFSRLGDRFLKLAEHLNVPNQMRNDLERIEGDLHMLRDDAFRFVRRNGDGIETLHGNLAMMADHVAEARLVPLSTVFDAFPRAVRDIARAQGKEVDLVIENADLGVDRSMLADVRDALVHLLRNGVDHGLETPDERRMLGKPAAGRLRIRVRADGDMLSIEVDDDGRGMDPQKLREVAVRKGLLTESQAAALSEREAIELVFRAGFSTRQEITDISGRGVGMDVVKKKVESLGGSVGIVSRLGRGSAITLRLPQSLALMKVLLVRLGDDVYGMPAADVVAVMRVKPEDRMEVFGTLAVKHRGKPTALVGLGPLLGVNGGNRFDKPPAVVVRHGDDLAALVVDGFVDEREVAVKPCGGEFLKGAAFIAGTAALEDGRIAVLLHVPDIMTEVRRMARPVTQGQAAKRLRVLLVDDSPIARATESALVKALGHTVDEAQDGEEGYLKAQSQQYDLILSDVQMPRLDGFSLTRRLKSTVGLSRIPVIILSSLASPEDRRRGAEAGADAYLVKGELGVESLAQTIDRLT, encoded by the coding sequence AGTTCCAGGAGGTCAGCGCCGACCGTCTGCAGAAGATCCAGCTGGGTATTCTCGATCTCGAGAAGCCCACCGCGGATCAGGCGGCGGACGAGGTCGCGCGCGAGCTGCACACGATGAAGGGCGAGGCCCGGATGCTGGGCCTGGCCGCCATCGGCCAGCTCGCGCACGCGGCCGAGGACGTGTTGCGCGCCGAGCGAGACGGGAGGGCCGCCACCGAAGTGGCGACGGACCTCCTGCTGCGTGCGTGCGACACCATTTCAGACCTCCTGGAGGACACCGAGGGCGCCCAGTCGGGCACCCCGGCCTCGCAGGAGATGGTCGAGGCGCTCACCGCGGCCTCTGGACATGCGCCACCGGCCATCGGCGGCGCCAAGGCCCCCTCGCGGACGGCCATTCCGGTGGTGCCCGTGGTCCCCGAGGTGGAAGCCACCGTCGAGGAGCCCGCGGAGCCCGTCTACGTGCCTCCGCCCGCCGCGGCGGTGTCACCTCCGCCTCCGGCCCCCGCACGGGCCGCCAAGGCCGAGCACGAGGAAGGTCATTCCCCCAAGGCGCTCGCCGATCGCAGCATCCGTGTGAATGTCGAGGTGCTCGACTCGCTCGGCCTGCTCGCCGGTGACCTGTTGGTGGAGAGCGCGCGCGGCCGTCTGCGCGCCTCCGAGGTCGAGGCGCTGCTGCAGCGCTTCTCGCGCCTGGGCGATCGCTTCCTCAAGCTGGCCGAGCATCTCAACGTCCCCAACCAGATGCGCAACGACCTCGAGCGGATCGAGGGCGACCTGCACATGCTGCGCGACGACGCGTTCCGCTTCGTGCGCCGCAACGGGGACGGCATCGAGACGCTGCACGGCAACCTGGCGATGATGGCGGACCACGTGGCCGAGGCCCGCCTCGTGCCGCTGTCCACCGTCTTCGACGCCTTCCCCCGTGCCGTGCGTGACATCGCCCGGGCCCAGGGCAAGGAAGTGGACCTCGTCATCGAGAACGCCGATCTCGGCGTGGATCGCTCGATGCTGGCCGACGTGCGCGACGCCCTGGTGCACCTGCTGCGCAACGGCGTGGACCACGGCCTGGAGACGCCCGACGAGCGCCGCATGCTCGGCAAGCCCGCCGCGGGCCGCCTGCGCATCCGCGTGCGCGCCGACGGCGACATGCTCAGCATCGAGGTGGACGACGACGGCCGCGGCATGGATCCGCAGAAGCTGCGGGAAGTGGCCGTGCGCAAGGGCCTGCTGACCGAGTCCCAGGCCGCCGCCCTCTCCGAGCGCGAGGCCATCGAGCTCGTCTTCCGCGCGGGTTTCTCCACCCGCCAGGAGATCACCGACATCTCCGGCCGCGGCGTGGGCATGGACGTCGTGAAGAAGAAGGTGGAGTCGCTGGGCGGCTCGGTGGGCATCGTCAGCCGCCTGGGCCGTGGCAGCGCCATCACCTTGCGCCTGCCGCAGTCGCTGGCGCTCATGAAGGTGCTGCTGGTGCGCTTGGGCGATGACGTCTACGGCATGCCCGCCGCCGACGTGGTGGCGGTGATGCGCGTGAAGCCCGAGGACCGGATGGAGGTCTTCGGCACCCTGGCGGTGAAGCACCGCGGCAAGCCCACCGCGCTGGTGGGCCTGGGGCCGCTGCTGGGCGTCAACGGAGGCAACCGCTTCGACAAGCCGCCCGCCGTGGTGGTGCGTCACGGCGATGACCTGGCCGCCCTCGTGGTGGACGGCTTCGTGGACGAGCGCGAGGTGGCGGTGAAGCCCTGCGGAGGCGAGTTCCTCAAGGGCGCCGCCTTCATCGCCGGCACCGCCGCGCTGGAGGACGGCCGCATCGCCGTGCTCCTGCACGTGCCCGACATCATGACGGAGGTGCGCCGCATGGCGCGGCCCGTCACCCAGGGCCAGGCCGCCAAGCGCCTGCGGGTGCTGCTGGTGGACGACTCCCCCATCGCACGTGCCACCGAGTCCGCGCTCGTCAAGGCGCTGGGGCACACCGTGGACGAGGCCCAGGACGGAGAGGAGGGCTACCTCAAGGCCCAGTCGCAGCAGTACGACCTCATCCTCTCCGACGTGCAGATGCCCCGGCTGGACGGCTTCTCGCTCACGCGGCGGCTCAAGTCCACCGTGGGGCTGTCCCGCATTCCCGTCATCATCCTGTCCTCGCTCGCGTCGCCGGAGGACAGGCGGCGCGGGGCCGAGGCAGGCGCGGATGCGTACCTGGTCAAGGGCGAACTGGGCGTCGAGAGCCTGGCGCAGACCATCGATCGTCTGACCTGA